In Thermocrinis minervae, a single genomic region encodes these proteins:
- the rsmH gene encoding 16S rRNA (cytosine(1402)-N(4))-methyltransferase RsmH, producing MHTPVLLEEAVSLLLGNGGKVYVDCTVGLGGHSYEILKRNPEAYLIGIDRDPHALEIADQRLSEFEGRYSLYKANYSDLDLVLKEEGVEKVDGFLFDLGVSMLQLKTPRGFSFQRDEPLDMRMDPQQEKTAYHVVNRYSEEELYRIIREYGEEPYARKIAKAIVLYRSKKPIETTGELSKIILSVVPKRGKIHPATRTFQAIRIEVNQELQSLKIALEKTINFLNKHGRIVVISFHSLEDRIVKRFFQEHKDVLKVLTKKPITPTMEEIRRNPSSRSAKLRAGEKP from the coding sequence ATGCATACACCAGTACTTCTTGAAGAGGCTGTATCTCTTCTTTTAGGGAATGGTGGAAAGGTATACGTAGACTGTACAGTAGGTCTTGGCGGTCACTCTTACGAGATCCTAAAGAGAAACCCAGAGGCTTACCTTATAGGTATAGACAGGGACCCACATGCCCTTGAAATTGCAGATCAGAGGCTAAGTGAGTTTGAGGGTAGGTACTCTCTGTACAAGGCTAACTATTCAGACTTAGACCTCGTGTTGAAAGAGGAAGGTGTTGAAAAGGTTGACGGTTTTCTCTTTGACCTTGGCGTGTCTATGCTGCAGCTTAAAACTCCCAGAGGCTTTTCCTTTCAGAGGGATGAACCCCTGGATATGAGGATGGACCCACAGCAAGAAAAGACGGCATACCATGTGGTTAACAGATATTCAGAAGAGGAGCTATACAGGATAATAAGGGAGTACGGAGAAGAGCCTTACGCTAGAAAGATAGCAAAAGCTATAGTCCTATACAGGTCCAAGAAACCCATAGAGACTACTGGTGAGCTCTCAAAGATAATCCTCTCTGTAGTACCCAAAAGGGGAAAGATACATCCAGCGACCAGAACCTTCCAGGCAATAAGGATAGAAGTAAACCAAGAGCTTCAGTCCTTAAAGATAGCTCTTGAAAAGACCATAAACTTCCTAAACAAACATGGCAGGATAGTGGTCATCTCCTTTCATTCCCTGGAAGACAGGATAGTCAAAAGGTTCTTCCAGGAGCACAAGGATGTATTAAAGGTGTTGACAAAAAAGCCGATTACTCCTACTATGGAGGAGATAAGAAGGAATCCTTCCAGTAGAAGTGCAAAATTAAGAGCGGGGGAGAAGCCATGA
- the tyrS gene encoding tyrosine--tRNA ligase has protein sequence MSPEEQLEIIKQGTVEIIEEEELLKKLKEGRPLRVKAGFDPTAPDLHLGHTVLLQKLRIFQKLGHEVYFVIGDFTAMIGDPTGRNETRPPLSREQVLENAKTYEHQVFKILDPEKTNIVFNSSWLANLGTEGIIRLCAQYTVARMLERDDFSKRFREGNPIYIHEFIYPLLQGYDSVFLKADVELGGTDQKFNLLVGRDLQRAFGQEPQVCITLPLLVGLDGVRKMSKSYGNYVGITEDPNTMFGKIMSISDELMWEYYLLLTDYSRDQIEELKKLHPMEAKKRLAHYLVSRFHGPQEADKAREFFERTFSQREFPQEAPILKVPYGYRKKAYELLYELGIEASKNSARRLIEGGGLKVNFRKVEDPNEEIEVNQELKLQVGKKRFYRVVPEVS, from the coding sequence ATGAGTCCAGAAGAACAGCTGGAAATCATAAAGCAGGGAACTGTTGAGATAATAGAGGAAGAAGAGCTTCTAAAGAAGCTAAAGGAAGGAAGGCCCTTACGGGTGAAAGCAGGCTTTGATCCTACAGCTCCAGACTTGCACCTCGGTCATACGGTCTTACTCCAGAAGCTGAGGATTTTCCAAAAGCTTGGGCATGAAGTCTACTTTGTGATAGGTGACTTTACGGCCATGATAGGAGATCCAACGGGAAGGAACGAGACTAGGCCCCCTCTTTCCAGAGAGCAAGTCTTGGAGAATGCTAAAACCTACGAACACCAAGTTTTCAAAATCCTGGATCCTGAGAAAACGAACATAGTCTTCAACAGCTCCTGGTTGGCCAACCTAGGAACAGAAGGAATAATAAGACTTTGTGCTCAATACACGGTTGCCAGAATGCTAGAAAGGGATGACTTCTCCAAGAGATTCAGGGAAGGAAACCCCATATACATACATGAGTTTATATACCCCCTCTTACAGGGTTATGATTCTGTGTTCTTGAAGGCAGACGTAGAGCTTGGAGGGACAGACCAGAAGTTCAACCTGTTAGTAGGAAGAGACCTTCAGAGGGCCTTCGGTCAGGAACCGCAAGTGTGTATAACGCTCCCTCTCCTGGTAGGTCTTGATGGTGTGAGAAAGATGTCCAAGTCTTACGGTAATTATGTGGGAATAACCGAAGACCCAAACACCATGTTCGGAAAGATAATGTCCATATCAGACGAACTTATGTGGGAGTACTACCTTTTACTTACTGACTATTCGAGGGATCAGATAGAGGAGCTAAAAAAGCTACACCCCATGGAAGCCAAGAAAAGGCTGGCCCATTACCTAGTGAGCAGGTTCCATGGTCCTCAAGAAGCAGACAAAGCCAGGGAGTTCTTTGAGAGGACCTTCTCCCAAAGGGAGTTTCCTCAAGAGGCACCCATCTTAAAGGTACCTTACGGCTACAGAAAGAAGGCTTATGAGCTTCTCTATGAACTTGGCATTGAAGCTTCGAAGAACTCAGCCAGAAGGTTGATAGAAGGTGGAGGTCTTAAGGTAAACTTCCGTAAGGTGGAAGATCCAAACGAGGAGATAGAGGTAAACCAGGAGCTAAAGCTCCAGGTCGGCAAAAAGAGGTTCTACCGCGTAGTGCCAGAAGTCTCCTGA
- a CDS encoding cytochrome-c peroxidase, producing MKKKVVGGLLVGLMLGGAVYAQKSAGKDDELLATARQLFGTLPEVVDNPQNPVTKEKVQLGKMLYHDPRLSKSGLISCNTCHNLASYGVDNLPTSIGHRWSIGPRNAPTVYNSAFNVVQFWDGRAKDLEEQAKGPILNPIEMALDSPEEAVKRIKSIPEYVELFKKAFPNEKDPVTYDNIAKAIAAFERTLQTPSRFDEFLKGNTNALNEQEKRGLKTFIEVGCAGCHNGPAVGGRMMVKFGVTGPYWEATRKFVTLDKPTQPVDVGRYAVTHKEEDLYVFKVPTLRNVEKTYPYFHDGSVWSLEDAVRVMAKTQLGKDLTDQQVKDIVAFLKTLTGTPPKHALELPVLPSSTAKTPKPQF from the coding sequence ATGAAGAAGAAGGTAGTAGGTGGTCTGCTGGTAGGTCTTATGCTTGGTGGTGCAGTTTACGCCCAAAAATCTGCTGGCAAGGATGATGAACTCCTTGCGACAGCAAGGCAACTCTTTGGAACGCTGCCGGAGGTTGTGGACAACCCTCAAAACCCAGTAACTAAAGAAAAGGTACAGCTTGGTAAGATGCTCTACCATGATCCAAGGCTTTCAAAGAGTGGTCTTATAAGCTGTAACACGTGCCACAACCTTGCAAGCTATGGAGTGGACAACTTGCCTACATCCATAGGGCACAGGTGGTCGATAGGACCAAGGAACGCTCCCACCGTTTACAACTCAGCCTTCAACGTGGTACAGTTCTGGGACGGAAGGGCAAAGGATTTAGAAGAGCAAGCCAAAGGCCCCATACTCAACCCCATAGAGATGGCCCTAGACTCACCTGAAGAAGCTGTCAAGAGGATAAAGTCTATACCTGAGTACGTGGAACTTTTCAAGAAGGCCTTTCCCAACGAAAAGGATCCTGTCACCTATGACAACATAGCCAAGGCCATTGCAGCCTTTGAAAGGACATTACAGACTCCTTCACGCTTTGATGAGTTCCTTAAGGGTAACACGAACGCGCTAAACGAGCAAGAAAAGAGGGGCCTTAAGACCTTCATAGAGGTTGGATGTGCAGGCTGTCACAACGGTCCTGCCGTGGGTGGTAGGATGATGGTAAAGTTCGGAGTCACAGGTCCATACTGGGAGGCTACCAGAAAGTTTGTGACTTTGGACAAACCTACCCAACCTGTTGACGTAGGAAGGTATGCAGTGACCCATAAGGAAGAAGACCTCTACGTCTTTAAAGTACCAACACTCAGAAACGTAGAAAAAACCTATCCTTACTTCCACGACGGTTCTGTATGGTCCCTGGAGGATGCAGTACGCGTCATGGCAAAAACACAGCTTGGTAAGGATCTAACAGACCAACAGGTAAAGGATATAGTGGCTTTCCTCAAAACCCTAACTGGTACACCTCCCAAGCATGCACTAGAGCTTCCAGTGCTTCCATCCTCTACAGCAAAGACACCAAAGCCACAGTTTTAA
- a CDS encoding AI-2E family transporter, producing the protein MNREKLIVYFLLSSTLFFALFTLYMLLPFLVPLLWAGIAVLITYPAYSMLNKVVKSRTISALLMTVSTLFLVVGPFFLLGIIIVRQATEFVSLLINYFQNHSYIDFLNHPSLQRFLSHPEVQTLLSYIQREAFKNVLLSSIKEMSGRLGDLLTNMILKSGSVLFKTLVFLLAYFFLLRDWPKLIAFFERFLPVHKEDIREVFSTIYRTTLAVIYGSVGVALIQAILGFIGYLLLGIDYTLLWAMLTFVASFIPPFGASLVWFPIAVYAFFTKGHLQAIIFTIYSALFISTADNFVRPLIMKKGVELPYLVVFLSTIGGLLSFGFIGLFLGPIIFATTVTLILIYEKRILNSQKP; encoded by the coding sequence ATGAATAGAGAAAAGTTAATAGTTTACTTTTTACTAAGTTCTACACTCTTTTTTGCCCTCTTTACTCTCTATATGCTACTACCCTTCTTGGTACCTCTGCTTTGGGCAGGTATAGCTGTACTTATCACATATCCGGCCTACAGTATGCTTAACAAAGTTGTGAAGAGCAGGACTATAAGTGCTCTTTTGATGACTGTGTCTACTCTCTTCCTCGTGGTTGGTCCTTTCTTCCTACTTGGGATCATAATAGTAAGGCAGGCAACGGAGTTTGTAAGTTTACTTATAAACTACTTCCAAAACCATTCCTACATAGACTTTTTGAACCATCCTAGCTTACAGAGGTTTCTATCTCATCCAGAGGTACAGACTCTGCTCTCTTACATACAGAGGGAAGCGTTCAAAAATGTTCTCCTGTCCTCCATCAAGGAGATGAGTGGGAGACTCGGAGATCTACTTACAAACATGATACTAAAGAGCGGTAGTGTGCTTTTCAAAACTCTCGTATTCCTTTTGGCTTACTTTTTCTTACTCAGAGACTGGCCCAAGTTGATAGCTTTTTTTGAAAGGTTCCTTCCTGTGCACAAGGAGGATATAAGGGAAGTGTTTTCCACCATCTACAGGACCACTCTTGCGGTGATATACGGCTCTGTGGGCGTTGCCTTGATACAGGCTATCTTGGGCTTTATAGGATACCTGCTGTTGGGAATAGATTATACCCTGCTGTGGGCTATGCTTACCTTTGTCGCAAGCTTTATACCACCTTTTGGCGCTTCTCTAGTGTGGTTCCCCATAGCGGTCTATGCCTTCTTTACAAAGGGACATCTTCAGGCCATAATCTTTACCATCTATTCTGCTCTCTTTATATCCACCGCTGACAACTTTGTAAGACCTTTGATAATGAAGAAAGGAGTAGAACTTCCCTACTTAGTGGTATTCCTATCTACCATAGGTGGGTTGCTGAGCTTCGGTTTTATAGGACTCTTCCTTGGACCTATAATCTTTGCTACCACCGTGACCCTAATACTGATCTACGAAAAAAGGATACTAAATTCCCAGAAACCTTAA
- the purD gene encoding phosphoribosylamine--glycine ligase translates to MRVLVIGNGGREHAIAYKLSQSPLVNKLYVARGNAGIWQIAQKVDINPTDVSSLLEFSKKEGIDFVVVGPEAPLVAGIVDTFEKEGVPVFGPNKHASMLEGSKALAKEFMSKYNIPTAQYEVFDDPDKAKRFIKDVGAPIVIKADGLASGKGAVVCKTLEDAIKTVDQFMIQGKLGEAGKRIVVEEFLEGEEASYIVMLNGDRYVPLPTSQDHKRLLDGDKGPNTGGMGAYSPNPFVDPHTEKRIEEEIIKRVIQGLKQEGVYYRGFLYAGLMLTAEGPKVLEFNVRLGDPEAQPILLRLRGDFLKILLDFYEGKEISLEVTEECAICVVVASSGYPETPSKGKPISGLEDLKDVIVFHAGTDVKDGKLVTNGGRILNVCALGKNLREAKEKVYREIQKIHFEGMYYRKDIGDKALRFLGI, encoded by the coding sequence GTGAGGGTTTTAGTAATCGGTAACGGTGGAAGAGAGCACGCCATAGCCTACAAGCTTTCTCAAAGCCCTCTTGTAAACAAGCTATATGTGGCTAGAGGAAATGCAGGCATATGGCAGATAGCCCAGAAGGTAGACATAAATCCTACAGATGTATCATCCCTTCTAGAATTCTCCAAGAAGGAAGGGATAGACTTTGTGGTAGTTGGCCCAGAAGCTCCTCTTGTGGCCGGAATAGTAGACACCTTCGAAAAGGAAGGAGTGCCCGTTTTCGGTCCAAACAAACATGCTTCTATGCTAGAAGGAAGTAAAGCCTTAGCTAAAGAGTTTATGAGCAAGTACAACATACCCACGGCCCAGTATGAGGTCTTTGACGATCCAGATAAAGCCAAGAGGTTTATAAAGGATGTAGGAGCACCCATAGTCATAAAGGCTGACGGACTAGCTTCCGGTAAGGGTGCAGTGGTGTGTAAAACTTTAGAGGATGCCATAAAGACCGTAGACCAGTTTATGATCCAAGGTAAGTTGGGAGAGGCAGGTAAGAGGATAGTGGTGGAGGAATTTTTGGAAGGGGAGGAGGCTTCCTACATAGTCATGCTAAACGGTGATAGGTACGTACCCTTACCCACATCCCAAGACCACAAGAGACTTCTAGACGGAGACAAAGGCCCAAACACTGGTGGCATGGGTGCTTACTCTCCCAATCCTTTCGTAGATCCTCATACGGAAAAGCGCATAGAGGAGGAAATAATCAAGAGGGTGATACAGGGTCTAAAGCAAGAAGGGGTCTACTACAGGGGTTTCTTGTACGCAGGCCTTATGCTAACGGCCGAAGGACCAAAAGTTTTAGAGTTTAACGTGCGCCTTGGTGACCCCGAGGCCCAACCTATCCTCCTGAGGCTAAGGGGTGATTTCTTGAAGATCCTCCTAGACTTTTATGAAGGAAAAGAGATAAGTTTAGAAGTGACAGAGGAATGTGCCATATGCGTTGTCGTAGCAAGCTCTGGGTATCCAGAAACACCTTCGAAGGGTAAACCCATAAGCGGGCTTGAAGACCTAAAGGATGTAATAGTGTTCCACGCTGGAACAGACGTGAAGGATGGAAAGCTAGTAACCAACGGTGGCAGGATTTTAAACGTATGTGCCCTAGGTAAGAACCTCAGGGAAGCAAAGGAAAAGGTCTACAGGGAGATACAGAAGATACACTTTGAAGGTATGTACTACAGGAAGGATATAGGAGACAAAGCCTTAAGGTTTCTGGGAATTTAG
- a CDS encoding acetoin utilization protein AcuC, whose product MKTKLVASLSYKTLRYPKNHPLRIPRVSLLLEFLKAMDLLQDSEVCESREATLDELLLFHTEDYLEALQEADRCMCSNSLLREKYNIGTYENPVSPAMWRGSLLATGSSIQATELFLSGILAFNPAGGMHHAYPSRANGFCFINDPGVTIQYLLKKGYKRVLYIDLDAHHCDGVQDFFYHTNEVFVLSIHQSPEYAFPFKKGYIHERGEGKGEGYNLNVPLPKGINDGEYLTVLDKTLELVKDVFEPDVYVLQLGTDTLKEDYLSKFEITNTTFLQAFRMVRDCFGEGIYLGGGGYHPIALARAWALIWCDISGREIPKKLTQKAKEVLLSVEFEEFDDEVDRSYMYESLVDPPGEFNVRGEVKKLLQELKAFVL is encoded by the coding sequence GTGAAGACAAAGCTTGTAGCAAGTCTCAGCTATAAAACCCTAAGGTATCCCAAAAACCATCCACTAAGAATACCTAGGGTTTCCCTTCTTCTTGAGTTTCTCAAGGCTATGGACCTTTTACAAGACTCGGAGGTATGTGAAAGCAGAGAGGCCACTCTAGATGAACTTTTGCTCTTCCACACAGAGGACTACCTTGAAGCTCTCCAAGAAGCAGACAGGTGTATGTGTAGCAACAGCCTTTTGAGGGAAAAGTACAACATAGGTACCTACGAGAATCCCGTATCTCCTGCTATGTGGAGAGGATCTTTGCTAGCCACTGGTTCGTCTATCCAAGCAACAGAGCTTTTTCTCTCCGGCATTCTTGCTTTCAACCCAGCGGGTGGTATGCATCATGCTTATCCCTCAAGAGCAAACGGCTTTTGCTTCATCAACGACCCAGGCGTAACCATCCAGTACCTTTTAAAGAAAGGCTACAAAAGGGTCCTCTACATAGATCTAGATGCCCATCACTGCGACGGTGTTCAGGACTTCTTCTACCACACTAACGAGGTCTTTGTACTATCAATACACCAATCTCCCGAGTATGCCTTTCCTTTTAAGAAAGGTTATATACACGAAAGGGGTGAAGGTAAAGGAGAAGGTTACAACTTAAACGTACCCTTACCCAAGGGCATCAACGATGGAGAGTACCTTACCGTTCTTGATAAGACTCTTGAGCTTGTAAAGGATGTTTTTGAGCCAGATGTCTATGTACTCCAGCTTGGTACAGATACCCTTAAAGAAGACTACCTTTCTAAGTTTGAAATAACCAATACAACCTTTCTCCAAGCTTTTAGGATGGTAAGAGATTGCTTCGGTGAGGGGATATACCTTGGAGGTGGTGGGTACCATCCTATAGCCCTTGCCAGGGCCTGGGCGTTGATATGGTGTGACATTTCTGGTAGAGAAATACCAAAAAAGCTAACGCAAAAGGCAAAAGAGGTTTTACTCTCAGTAGAATTTGAAGAGTTTGACGATGAAGTAGATAGGAGCTACATGTATGAAAGTCTGGTGGATCCACCTGGTGAGTTCAATGTAAGAGGAGAAGTAAAAAAGCTACTTCAAGAGCTTAAAGCCTTTGTGTTATAA
- a CDS encoding ribonucleotide-diphosphate reductase subunit beta, whose translation MERVLIFNPDGDREPSKRKLVFGNSTNIMELNNIKYQWAYDLYKTMGFTNFWIPEEIPMHEDRKQYEKELSPYERRAYELVLSFLIALDSYQVSMLKEFARYISAPELVMAITSQEFQEALHSYSYQFILESVVDPVKADEIYNYWRQDERLLERNKVVAQVYNDFIKNPTEENFIKAVFGNYVLESLYFYSGFAFFYTLGRQGKMRNTVQQIRYINRDELTHVSLFRNIILTLKEEAPELFTPEIEKWIYEFFKLATYQEIEWGKYVTQNQILGINDHLIDRYIKYLSNLRLTQIGYKPLFPEVTENPMKWIDTFRSINDTKTDFFQAKPQTYAKRTELKW comes from the coding sequence ATGGAAAGGGTCCTCATCTTCAACCCGGACGGAGACAGAGAACCAAGTAAAAGGAAGTTAGTCTTCGGAAACAGCACCAACATAATGGAGCTCAACAACATAAAGTACCAGTGGGCTTATGACCTTTACAAGACAATGGGCTTTACCAACTTCTGGATACCCGAAGAGATCCCCATGCACGAAGACAGAAAGCAGTACGAGAAAGAACTATCCCCTTATGAAAGGAGGGCTTACGAGCTTGTGCTGTCTTTTCTGATAGCACTAGACAGCTACCAAGTAAGTATGCTCAAGGAGTTCGCCAGGTACATAAGTGCTCCTGAGCTTGTGATGGCAATAACATCGCAGGAATTCCAGGAGGCTCTACATTCTTATTCTTACCAGTTTATCCTGGAGAGTGTAGTAGATCCAGTAAAGGCAGATGAGATATACAACTACTGGAGGCAGGATGAGAGACTGCTCGAAAGAAACAAAGTGGTAGCTCAGGTATACAACGACTTTATCAAGAACCCTACAGAAGAGAACTTTATAAAGGCTGTCTTTGGCAACTACGTGCTTGAAAGTCTGTACTTCTATTCAGGCTTTGCCTTCTTTTACACCCTAGGCCGCCAGGGCAAGATGAGAAACACAGTCCAGCAGATAAGGTACATAAACAGGGATGAGCTTACCCACGTGAGTCTTTTCAGGAACATAATCCTTACGCTTAAGGAAGAAGCACCCGAGCTGTTTACACCAGAAATAGAAAAATGGATCTATGAGTTTTTCAAGCTTGCAACTTACCAAGAGATAGAGTGGGGCAAGTATGTGACCCAGAACCAGATACTGGGTATAAATGACCATCTTATAGATCGTTACATAAAGTACCTTTCCAACCTTAGGCTTACACAGATAGGTTATAAACCCCTCTTTCCAGAGGTTACAGAAAACCCCATGAAGTGGATAGACACATTCAGATCCATAAATGACACAAAGACGGACTTCTTCCAGGCAAAGCCTCAAACTTATGCAAAGAGAACGGAGCTAAAGTGGTAG
- a CDS encoding pseudouridine synthase produces MRLDRFLSNGGFGSRSLVSELIKEGRVQVNGRVVRDPSFHVDPKKDVVEVNGERVTYRQHVYYMFNKPAGYVCSTHDPKNETIMIFFEENPYKRKLFPVGRLDKDVEGLLIITTDGELAHRLSHPKWEVPKEYYAVVKCDANKLDTNVGKEGLQIGTLKTKPFEIRVLSDKEVIIRVVEGKYHLVKRILAHLSCPVVYLKRIRIGELTLDEDLKPGQYRELTDEELARLRSMVGLQ; encoded by the coding sequence ATGAGGCTTGACAGGTTTTTGTCCAACGGCGGTTTTGGTAGTAGATCACTTGTTAGCGAGCTCATAAAAGAGGGTAGAGTCCAAGTAAACGGCCGCGTGGTAAGAGACCCATCTTTTCACGTAGATCCCAAGAAGGATGTGGTGGAAGTCAACGGAGAAAGGGTAACTTATAGGCAGCATGTTTACTACATGTTTAACAAGCCAGCGGGTTATGTATGCTCTACTCATGACCCAAAGAACGAAACCATAATGATATTCTTTGAAGAAAACCCCTACAAGAGGAAGCTTTTCCCTGTAGGCAGATTGGACAAAGATGTAGAAGGTTTGTTGATCATAACTACAGACGGTGAGCTTGCCCACAGGCTATCCCATCCCAAGTGGGAAGTGCCAAAGGAGTACTATGCAGTAGTTAAGTGTGATGCCAATAAACTAGACACAAATGTAGGAAAGGAAGGTCTACAGATAGGTACCCTCAAAACAAAGCCTTTTGAGATAAGGGTGCTCTCCGACAAAGAGGTAATCATAAGGGTAGTAGAAGGTAAGTATCACCTCGTTAAAAGGATACTAGCCCACCTTAGCTGTCCTGTAGTTTATCTTAAACGCATAAGGATAGGTGAGCTGACCCTTGATGAGGACCTAAAACCTGGCCAATACAGAGAACTTACAGATGAGGAGTTAGCTAGGTTGAGATCTATGGTGGGTCTTCAGTAA
- a CDS encoding glycosyltransferase family 9 protein — MKILLWQTAYLGDVVLTTPLIRTILHNLPDAELTFVGRPFIVDLLKGYPIKLLPFSKGFIESFQIIEKIKENQVAISPHVSMRTALILFFSGIPKRVGFDRSELSFLYTHRVRHRWELHEADRNLELLRPLGITRFIRRPLLYVDEEERQKVKEKFKLPQEYVVISPFSNFRLKEWSLKNWLELEKNIDLPVVVVGTKDRVEEARAFKTQWNLVGSTNLRELLAVIGASKLVVSCDSSPVHMANALGVPAITIYTSTSSRYGFYPLMGGYLEPYLPCSPCSPNPKVCKTGSYACKEAVKPNQVLEMAYRILS; from the coding sequence ATGAAAATCCTTTTATGGCAGACAGCCTATTTAGGGGATGTGGTCCTCACCACTCCCCTCATAAGAACCATACTCCACAACCTTCCAGATGCAGAGTTAACTTTTGTAGGAAGGCCTTTCATAGTGGACCTTTTGAAAGGTTACCCCATAAAGCTTTTACCCTTCTCTAAAGGCTTCATTGAATCCTTCCAGATCATAGAAAAGATAAAAGAAAACCAGGTGGCTATATCACCCCATGTTTCCATGCGTACGGCTCTTATACTCTTCTTCTCCGGTATACCTAAAAGGGTAGGATTTGACAGGTCTGAGCTTTCCTTTCTGTATACACACAGGGTAAGACATAGATGGGAACTCCACGAAGCAGACAGAAACCTAGAACTCTTAAGACCTTTGGGTATCACGAGGTTTATAAGACGACCTCTGCTTTACGTGGACGAAGAGGAAAGGCAGAAGGTAAAAGAAAAGTTCAAACTGCCGCAAGAGTATGTGGTCATATCCCCATTTTCCAACTTTAGGCTAAAAGAATGGAGTCTTAAAAACTGGTTGGAGCTGGAGAAGAACATAGACCTTCCAGTGGTAGTGGTAGGGACTAAGGACAGGGTGGAAGAAGCCAGAGCTTTTAAAACGCAGTGGAACCTAGTGGGCAGTACAAACCTCAGGGAGCTGCTGGCTGTGATAGGGGCTTCTAAGCTTGTCGTTTCTTGTGATTCCTCTCCTGTCCACATGGCCAACGCTTTGGGAGTGCCGGCTATAACTATCTACACTTCCACTTCAAGTCGTTATGGTTTTTATCCCCTCATGGGTGGTTACTTAGAACCATACCTACCATGTAGTCCATGTTCCCCAAATCCGAAGGTTTGTAAGACTGGGAGTTACGCTTGCAAGGAGGCGGTAAAACCTAATCAGGTATTAGAAATGGCTTACAGGATACTCTCATGA
- a CDS encoding DUF4878 domain-containing protein — protein sequence MKKALPLLALLLAGFFVVKGCSSSPERQALGTVKEFMEAIRDKDSKDAVNLLYPPYRDALAQQVNVPIQFVELKPSEMVGCVLTSMGEKIKEVKYLDASKIDDTHTEVVIKVVDKDKTEKILSFILVKDGKSWKIANISTMR from the coding sequence ATGAAAAAAGCACTGCCCTTACTAGCCTTACTACTTGCAGGCTTTTTTGTTGTAAAGGGCTGTAGCTCAAGCCCTGAAAGGCAAGCCCTTGGAACTGTCAAGGAGTTTATGGAAGCTATCAGGGATAAGGATTCTAAGGATGCTGTAAACCTCCTCTATCCACCTTACAGGGATGCCCTCGCTCAGCAGGTAAACGTACCTATACAGTTTGTAGAGCTAAAACCTTCAGAAATGGTAGGATGTGTACTAACCAGCATGGGTGAGAAGATAAAGGAGGTAAAGTACCTTGATGCCTCCAAGATAGATGACACACATACAGAGGTTGTCATAAAAGTGGTAGACAAGGACAAAACGGAAAAGATCCTCTCCTTTATACTCGTAAAGGATGGAAAGAGCTGGAAGATAGCCAACATATCAACCATGAGATGA